One segment of Rhodopirellula baltica SH 1 DNA contains the following:
- a CDS encoding M28 family peptidase, with protein MIQKRRRSLSFLCRPRTIFTASSIAAMFDSRDSSVSKTLLATPSPLRLLAAFALLLSGSAFAVAQDESDLLSNVRKLTFEGRRAGEGYFSADGTRMVFQSERDPSNPFYQIYVSDLETGDIQRVSPGFGKTTCGWIHPNGEKVLFASTHADANSERLQKEELDFRASGESRRYSWDYDPNYELYAAELDQIEPGSTKGLTALTSAMGYDAEGSYSPDGKQIVFASNRAAYSRELTEREREQFERDPAFMIDLYIMNADGSNVKRLTNEPGYDGGPFFSPDGQRICWRRFAPNGATAEIFTMKTDGSDVQRLTEINAMSWAPFYHPSGEFLVFTTNKHGFANFELYLVRADGEGEPVRLTTTEGFDGLPVFLPNGNQLSWTTTRVVDSDGKIVMEDGEPKKSTSQIYLADFDVETARRRLGLTESSDNNSTDEDASLARSNLTATAPGFRPGDVMRHVDYLTRPELGGRLTGTPGEKRATAYVAAYLESLGFVPAGQNGTFFHDFEFPAGSTLGPANELTITTSSPGGDSATTDAKLTESWTPLSFSQTGDIESGEVVFAGYGLQVPGDEENDEYDSYVHLNVADRWVLVLRDLPQDISAEQRQRMARYGDPRRKATIARDLGARGIIFVAGPTSQVKRDVIRFDANASQAQVSLAAISISNEVASKLVRAGGHDLKELQSHLDDGKMAMGIPMSGITVEASIEINRRTGTGRNVIARLPVDSEANSTDDVQFPVVMVGAHIDHLGRGGGSNSLARSDEENQVHVGADDNASGVAAMLEIAQYLVDQRNSGRLKMKRDLMVAAWSGEELGLFGSQAFVDDFSKLYPAAPIQEPSEDDIAIAHAHGMTPDAASLGDAVAVYLNLDMVGRLRDKLIVQGIGSSPGFEGEVQRRNVPVGVALQLDRTSTRLPTDASAFVARKVPILSGFTGAHEDYHTPRDTPDKLNYDGNADIANLFGLLTRGFLMSSDVPEFKLDEGQSTEEVPRARLTAYLGTIPDYAAGEVKGLKLSGVASGGPAETAGVRGGDVIVKLASQKIEDIYDYTYAIEALKIGETVEIVVNREGQDVTLSITPGSRD; from the coding sequence TTGATTCAGAAGCGACGTCGTTCGCTTTCCTTCCTTTGCCGTCCCCGCACCATTTTCACTGCAAGCTCGATCGCCGCCATGTTTGATTCTCGCGATTCTTCGGTTTCGAAAACGCTTCTGGCGACGCCGTCGCCACTCCGGCTTCTCGCAGCATTCGCATTGCTATTGAGCGGAAGCGCGTTCGCGGTCGCTCAAGACGAATCTGACTTGCTATCCAACGTCCGTAAGCTGACGTTCGAAGGTCGACGAGCCGGCGAAGGCTACTTCAGTGCGGATGGAACCCGGATGGTGTTCCAAAGCGAACGAGATCCATCCAATCCGTTTTACCAAATCTATGTGTCCGATCTCGAAACAGGCGATATCCAACGTGTCTCGCCTGGCTTCGGAAAAACCACTTGCGGTTGGATTCATCCCAACGGCGAAAAAGTTTTGTTCGCCAGCACCCATGCTGACGCGAACTCAGAACGGTTGCAAAAGGAAGAACTCGACTTTCGTGCATCCGGCGAATCCCGACGCTATTCGTGGGACTATGACCCAAACTATGAACTGTACGCCGCTGAACTGGACCAAATCGAACCTGGCTCAACAAAGGGTTTGACGGCACTGACCAGTGCAATGGGCTACGACGCCGAAGGCAGCTACAGCCCGGATGGAAAACAAATTGTCTTCGCATCCAATCGTGCTGCCTATTCACGCGAATTGACCGAGAGAGAGCGAGAACAGTTCGAACGCGATCCCGCCTTCATGATTGATCTCTACATCATGAACGCGGATGGTTCGAACGTGAAACGATTGACCAACGAACCGGGCTACGACGGTGGTCCATTCTTCTCGCCCGATGGCCAACGGATTTGCTGGCGACGGTTCGCTCCCAACGGTGCCACCGCAGAAATCTTTACGATGAAAACGGATGGTTCCGATGTCCAACGATTGACCGAAATCAACGCGATGAGCTGGGCACCATTTTATCACCCCAGCGGAGAGTTCCTGGTCTTCACGACCAACAAACACGGATTCGCGAACTTTGAACTGTATCTCGTCCGTGCCGATGGCGAAGGTGAACCAGTACGATTGACCACCACAGAAGGCTTTGATGGTTTGCCCGTCTTCCTTCCCAATGGCAACCAACTGTCTTGGACAACAACTCGCGTTGTCGACAGCGACGGCAAGATCGTGATGGAAGATGGCGAACCAAAGAAAAGCACTTCGCAAATCTACTTGGCGGACTTTGATGTTGAGACCGCCCGCCGACGCTTGGGTTTGACCGAGTCGAGCGACAATAACTCGACAGATGAAGATGCTTCGCTGGCAAGATCGAACTTAACCGCCACCGCACCAGGGTTTCGTCCAGGCGATGTCATGCGACACGTCGACTATCTGACTCGTCCCGAACTTGGTGGTCGATTAACAGGAACCCCGGGTGAGAAGCGAGCGACCGCCTATGTTGCCGCTTACTTAGAAAGCCTCGGCTTTGTTCCCGCGGGGCAAAACGGAACGTTCTTTCATGACTTCGAATTCCCGGCAGGCTCAACGCTGGGCCCAGCCAACGAATTGACGATCACCACCTCATCGCCCGGTGGAGATTCCGCGACGACTGATGCGAAATTGACCGAGTCCTGGACGCCGCTTTCTTTTTCGCAAACCGGAGACATCGAATCGGGCGAAGTGGTTTTCGCCGGATATGGATTGCAAGTCCCCGGCGACGAAGAGAACGATGAATATGACAGCTACGTTCACCTGAACGTCGCTGACCGCTGGGTTCTCGTGCTGCGAGACTTGCCTCAAGACATCTCAGCCGAGCAACGTCAACGGATGGCACGCTATGGCGACCCTCGGCGAAAAGCCACCATCGCCCGTGATTTGGGCGCCCGCGGAATCATCTTCGTTGCTGGCCCGACTAGCCAAGTGAAACGCGATGTGATTCGCTTCGACGCCAACGCATCCCAGGCACAAGTCAGCTTGGCAGCCATTTCAATCAGCAACGAAGTCGCATCCAAGCTGGTTCGCGCCGGCGGGCACGATTTGAAAGAACTGCAATCGCATCTTGACGATGGGAAGATGGCGATGGGAATTCCCATGTCGGGCATCACCGTCGAAGCGTCAATCGAAATCAATCGCCGTACCGGCACTGGCCGAAACGTCATCGCCCGTTTGCCTGTTGATTCAGAAGCGAACTCCACCGACGACGTGCAATTCCCGGTCGTGATGGTGGGTGCCCACATCGATCACCTCGGTCGCGGCGGAGGCAGCAACTCACTGGCGCGATCGGACGAGGAAAACCAGGTTCACGTTGGTGCTGATGATAACGCCAGCGGAGTCGCGGCCATGCTGGAAATCGCTCAGTATCTTGTCGATCAAAGGAATTCCGGTCGCTTGAAAATGAAACGAGACCTGATGGTTGCGGCGTGGAGCGGTGAGGAACTTGGGCTGTTTGGATCACAAGCGTTTGTCGACGACTTCAGCAAGCTGTACCCGGCCGCTCCGATTCAAGAACCTAGCGAAGATGACATCGCGATTGCTCACGCTCACGGGATGACACCCGATGCGGCATCACTCGGAGATGCTGTCGCAGTCTATTTGAACCTCGACATGGTCGGCCGACTGCGCGACAAGCTGATCGTGCAAGGGATTGGGTCCTCACCCGGTTTTGAAGGCGAAGTCCAACGCCGCAATGTGCCGGTTGGTGTCGCCTTGCAACTTGATCGAACCAGCACACGATTGCCAACCGATGCGTCGGCGTTTGTAGCTCGCAAGGTGCCGATTCTTTCTGGCTTCACAGGTGCCCACGAGGACTACCATACCCCTCGCGATACCCCCGACAAACTGAACTACGACGGCAACGCGGACATCGCGAATTTGTTTGGTCTGCTAACTCGCGGATTCTTGATGTCCAGCGATGTGCCAGAATTCAAACTCGACGAGGGTCAATCCACCGAGGAGGTTCCGCGAGCCCGTTTGACCGCTTACTTGGGCACCATTCCTGATTACGCGGCAGGTGAAGTCAAAGGTTTGAAGTTGAGTGGAGTCGCTTCGGGGGGGCCGGCCGAAACCGCCGGCGTTCGCGGCGGAGACGTGATTGTGAAGTTGGCCTCACAAAAGATCGAAGACATCTACGACTATACTTATGCAATCGAAGCGTTGAAGATCGGCGAAACGGTTGAGATCGTTGTCAATCGAGAAGGCCAAGACGTCACGTTGTCTATCACCCCCGGGTCACGAGATTGA